The segment GGGCGCGCTCGACCGCGGCGTCGTCGTAGCCGACCGACAGCGAGAGCCGCGAGTCGGTGGCCTCCGCTCCGGTCGGGAGCGCGAACAGCGCCTCCCCGACGACCTGTCGGTCCGTTATCGGCAGGGGCGGCACGTCGGCGCTCGCGTCGAGCGCCACATCGCTGGCCGTCAAGGAGTCGAGGAGGGTCACCCCGAGGCGGACCTCCTCGCCGACCGCGGTCGAGTTCCGGGCGGCGTAGACCTCCCACCCGGACGAGTTCGCTACCGAGACCGAGACGAGTCGGGCGGCCGACGAGCGCGCGAGCGCGATTTCGGCGAAGCCGTCGTCCCGGAACGTCGAGTTCGCCACGATTGCGCCCGTCGACCGGACGAGCGCGACGCCGAACTGCGAGTGGTCCGCGACCGAGAGGTTCCGGAGCGTCGCCTCGTCCGAGCGCCGGACCGAGACGCCAGCGAGGTTGTTCGCGACGGCGAGGCCCGCGAGCGTGGCGTTTGGCGAGCGCCGGAGGAAGACACCCGTGTTGCTCCCGCGGATTTCCCCGCCGCGGACGCGCAGGTCGGGCGCGTTCTCCACGAAGAAGCCGTCGCCGAGGTTGTTCACCGCCGAGACGTTCCGTAGCGCCACCCCGGTCGCGCCCCGGACCGCCACGCCAGCGCCCCACCGCGTCGTCGTGAGGTCGCGGACCGTGACGTTCGAGCGCGGGTCGGCCCCGCCGACGAGTACGCCGGGGAACGAAGCTCCCCGAGCCCTCGTTCGGGGGCTCACGAGGACGCCGACGACGCCGGGACTTCCGCCGGGTCCGGCCGCGACGGTGTGGTTCCCACCCCTCAATGTCACGTCGTCGGTCCGAATCTCGATACAGGCTCCGAGCCCGGTCCGCGGCCGGGTCGGGGACGCGTTCTCCACGTCGGCGGCGAGGACGTACTCGCCGGGTTGGGTGATGGTAGTGCAACTCGAAATTCGGGTCGGGGCGGTCGCGCTTGGGGTGGTCTCGGCTCCGGTGGTCTCGACGGCCGAGGAGGTCGCCACCGCACCGGCTGGCGCGACCGCGAGGAGACCCGCCAGCGCGACGAGCGCCATCGTGCGTCGGTTTAGCACGACGAAGGAATCGGTGGACGGACAGTTAGTCGTTGTCGCCGTCCGCGAGGAGGGACCGGCGCGCTCGACTCTGTAACCTTTAAATGCCGTGACGGCCAACCGGTCGGTATGGCCAGCTTCGACAAAGCGGAAGCGCGAATCCTCGACAAGATGATTTGCATGCGGTGCAACGCTCGCAACCCCCACGAGGCCGACAACTGCCGCAAGTGCGGCTACGGCAAGCTCCGACCCAAGAGCAAGGAACCGCGCAACGCCTGACGCGGCCTCGCGGCTCCAATTCTGCTTCGGTCCTCGCCGCCGGACAGCGACTGCTCTCTCGTTCTCTTACTTTCTTCTCTCGTTCTCTCTGACGTGCTACTCGCCCGAGCCGGGATCGCCGGTCTCCTCGATTCGTGCTTCGTACTTGACCAGCGCCTCGTTCAGGGCCTCCTCGGCGTCCACGTCCAGCGACTCGGCGACCGAGAGGAGGGCGAACAGCGCGTCGCCGAGTTCGTCCGGGTTCACGTCCAGTCGCTCGGGATTGGCTCCGTAGTCGGTCGAGTCGTTGGCGTCCTTGGCCAGTTCGCCGACTTCCGAGGCGAGGTCTAAGATTCGGTAGGCCGGGTCGGCGTCCATGTCGTGTTCCGCGAGGAACTCCGCGACGTTCTGTTGGGCCTTCATGTTCGGAGTCGAGAGAGGAAGCGCGAGCGAGAAAAGCGTTGTCGATTACTCGTCGGGATACTTCGGCTCGCGGCGCTCGGCGCGTTCGAGCGCGCGCTCGACGACTTCGCGCACGTCGCCGTGGAACTCGTCGCCGTGTCCGGCGTACATCGACTCGACGCCCTCGGGCATCCGGTCTAAAATCTCGCGGATGCTCTCGATTTCTCGCTCGCGGGACTGGCCCGCCATGTCGGTCCGGCCGAAACTGCCGTCCTCGAACGCGCCGTCGTTGTACACCACCACGTCGCCGCTGAAGATGGTCGTCTCGGAGACGAACGCGAGGTGGTCGTCGGCGTGACCCGGCGAGTAAACCGCCTCGAACTC is part of the Halorussus salinus genome and harbors:
- a CDS encoding right-handed parallel beta-helix repeat-containing protein; amino-acid sequence: MLNRRTMALVALAGLLAVAPAGAVATSSAVETTGAETTPSATAPTRISSCTTITQPGEYVLAADVENASPTRPRTGLGACIEIRTDDVTLRGGNHTVAAGPGGSPGVVGVLVSPRTRARGASFPGVLVGGADPRSNVTVRDLTTTRWGAGVAVRGATGVALRNVSAVNNLGDGFFVENAPDLRVRGGEIRGSNTGVFLRRSPNATLAGLAVANNLAGVSVRRSDEATLRNLSVADHSQFGVALVRSTGAIVANSTFRDDGFAEIALARSSAARLVSVSVANSSGWEVYAARNSTAVGEEVRLGVTLLDSLTASDVALDASADVPPLPITDRQVVGEALFALPTGAEATDSRLSLSVGYDDAAVERARTTEEFLSLWRFDAGEGWSRVETTLAPARNVASAEFRNPSRNGTVVALVGEGLAERGERTAEARNRTLAG
- a CDS encoding 50S ribosomal protein L40e; translated protein: MASFDKAEARILDKMICMRCNARNPHEADNCRKCGYGKLRPKSKEPRNA
- a CDS encoding MBL fold metallo-hydrolase, encoding MQVHNVTADAETFTCNAYLAEGDRTVLVDAGSMPGVVDAIADHAEEVDAVVLTHQHGDHVAELDTVLDAYDPELLCYDDHPRRTRRISDGDSLRIGDEEFEAVYSPGHADDHLAFVSETTIFSGDVVVYNDGAFEDGSFGRTDMAGQSREREIESIREILDRMPEGVESMYAGHGDEFHGDVREVVERALERAERREPKYPDE
- a CDS encoding MazG nucleotide pyrophosphohydrolase domain-containing protein, producing MKAQQNVAEFLAEHDMDADPAYRILDLASEVGELAKDANDSTDYGANPERLDVNPDELGDALFALLSVAESLDVDAEEALNEALVKYEARIEETGDPGSGE